Proteins from one Streptomyces caniferus genomic window:
- a CDS encoding PucR family transcriptional regulator, translating to MKERERVRQRLIADPGVVATIVAAVREQVPAYAALDDGRLHEVRAIAAWALDRLLHLWVTDGALTPADVRRFRGIAAARAADGRPMQAVLRAYRIAATVMTDEVAATTPPPGAADAFALARMALTTLDTLSEEMATAYTATSEDLTADRDRALRLLLDDLIAGRHASVGALTDRAARLGRQLPDPYCLLVAEPAEGDGTGVTQEAAAGLLAAFDGPGGDPTLPATVRGSRLVLLLPAEAGRVAPRALDERGLRGCAISGESLDRIAVAYRLAADALDAAPAHAHHPGRVLTDGDAQVLALLGGRPATTPEQIGRLILGPLVQPGRRHLMEALTTYLDTGSANAAARRLGLHPQSLRYRLRRIGDLTTRDPRDPWQRLTLDIARTIAH from the coding sequence ATGAAGGAACGGGAGCGGGTCAGGCAGCGGCTGATCGCCGACCCGGGGGTGGTCGCGACGATCGTCGCCGCCGTGCGCGAGCAGGTGCCGGCGTATGCCGCCCTCGACGACGGACGGCTGCACGAGGTGCGTGCCATCGCGGCCTGGGCGCTGGACCGGCTGCTCCACCTCTGGGTCACCGACGGTGCGCTCACCCCGGCCGACGTCCGCCGGTTCCGCGGTATCGCGGCGGCGCGGGCCGCGGACGGCCGCCCGATGCAGGCGGTCCTGAGGGCCTACCGGATCGCGGCGACGGTGATGACCGACGAGGTGGCGGCCACGACGCCCCCGCCGGGCGCGGCGGACGCCTTCGCGCTGGCACGGATGGCGCTGACCACCCTCGACACCCTCTCCGAGGAGATGGCCACGGCCTACACCGCCACCAGCGAGGATCTCACCGCGGACCGCGACCGGGCGCTGCGCCTGCTCCTCGACGACCTGATCGCGGGACGGCACGCCTCCGTCGGCGCGCTGACCGACCGCGCCGCCCGGCTGGGCAGGCAACTCCCGGACCCCTACTGCCTGTTGGTGGCCGAGCCCGCCGAAGGTGACGGCACGGGCGTGACACAGGAGGCGGCCGCCGGGCTCCTGGCCGCGTTCGACGGACCGGGCGGCGATCCCACCCTGCCGGCGACGGTCCGGGGCTCGCGCCTGGTCCTGCTGCTGCCCGCCGAGGCCGGCCGGGTCGCGCCCCGGGCCCTGGACGAGCGGGGCCTGCGCGGCTGTGCGATCTCGGGGGAGAGCCTGGACCGGATCGCCGTCGCCTACCGTCTCGCGGCCGATGCCCTGGACGCGGCACCCGCCCACGCCCACCACCCCGGACGGGTTCTGACGGACGGTGACGCCCAGGTGCTGGCGCTCCTCGGCGGACGCCCCGCCACCACTCCCGAACAGATCGGCCGGCTGATCCTCGGCCCCCTCGTCCAGCCCGGCCGCCGCCACCTCATGGAGGCGCTCACCACCTACCTCGACACCGGCTCCGCGAACGCCGCCGCCCGGCGGCTCGGCCTCCACCCGCAGTCGCTGCGCTACCGGCTGCGCCGCATCGGCGACCTCACCACACGGGACCCGCGGGACCCCTGGCAGCGGCTCACGCTCGACATCGCCCGG
- a CDS encoding lactate 2-monooxygenase produces the protein MAKHWADFQYEIYLHGMTGAVPRLPTDLTRLEELAERRLGPGPVGYVAGSAGTGSTADANRTALHRRRIVPQLLREVHERDLSVEVCGRTLPAPLALAPVGVLSIMHPDAEPGAARAAAAQGVPYILSSASSTPMEEVAEAMGDGERWFQLYWAKDREVTRSFLQRAKAAGYTALFVTLDTPLLAWRPRDLDQAYLPFLHGVGTANYFTDPAFRAGLAKPVHEDPNAAVMHFLGMFADPAKTWPDLAFLRENWDGPIVLKGILHPQDALRAAEAGMDGVVVSNHGGRQVAGSVAAADALPRVVKAAADRLTVLFDSGIRTGDDIFKALALGAKSVLVGRPYAYGLGLDGQAGVEHVIRCLLAEFDLTLALSGHSRPATLTADDLIEESA, from the coding sequence ATGGCGAAGCACTGGGCGGACTTCCAGTACGAGATCTATCTCCACGGTATGACGGGCGCGGTACCGCGGCTGCCGACCGATCTGACGCGGCTGGAGGAGCTCGCCGAGCGGCGCCTGGGTCCCGGCCCGGTCGGTTACGTGGCGGGCAGCGCGGGCACCGGCAGCACCGCCGACGCCAACCGGACGGCGCTGCACCGCCGGCGGATCGTCCCGCAGCTGCTGCGCGAGGTGCACGAACGCGATCTGTCGGTGGAGGTGTGCGGGCGGACGCTGCCCGCGCCGCTCGCGCTGGCGCCCGTGGGCGTGCTGTCGATCATGCATCCGGACGCCGAGCCCGGAGCCGCACGGGCCGCCGCGGCCCAGGGCGTTCCGTACATCCTGTCGTCCGCCTCCAGCACCCCCATGGAAGAGGTCGCCGAGGCGATGGGCGACGGGGAGCGGTGGTTCCAGCTCTACTGGGCCAAGGACCGCGAGGTCACCAGGAGCTTTCTGCAGCGGGCGAAGGCGGCCGGGTACACCGCGCTGTTCGTCACCCTGGACACCCCGCTCCTCGCCTGGCGGCCCCGCGATCTCGACCAGGCGTACCTGCCGTTCCTGCACGGCGTGGGCACCGCCAACTACTTCACCGATCCGGCGTTCCGTGCGGGGCTCGCCAAGCCGGTGCACGAGGACCCGAACGCGGCCGTCATGCACTTCCTGGGGATGTTCGCCGACCCCGCCAAGACGTGGCCGGACCTGGCGTTCCTGCGCGAGAACTGGGACGGCCCGATCGTCCTCAAGGGCATCCTGCACCCGCAGGACGCCCTGCGGGCCGCCGAGGCGGGCATGGACGGGGTGGTGGTCTCCAACCACGGCGGCCGCCAGGTGGCGGGCTCCGTCGCCGCCGCCGATGCGCTCCCCCGCGTGGTGAAAGCGGCGGCCGACCGGCTCACCGTGCTCTTCGACAGCGGCATCCGCACCGGCGACGACATCTTCAAGGCGCTGGCCCTGGGCGCGAAGTCGGTGCTGGTGGGACGCCCGTACGCCTATGGGCTCGGCCTCGACGGCCAGGCGGGCGTCGAGCACGTCATCCGCT